The sequence CCGAGGATGGCGTCGACGACGATATCCGGCGATCCGACGTCGATCGCCGTCGAATCCGTGACCTCCCGCGTCGGGACCCCCGCAGCCTGGAGTGCGTCCCATTTCGCCCGCGTTTCGTCGCTGGCCAGACCCGACGGACGGCCCAGAAGAAGGACCTCGACGTCGAGATCGGAGAGAAATCGTGCGGCGGTGATGCCGTCCCCACCGTTGTTCCCGCGGCCCGCCAGGACGGTCACGGACGCGTCGGGACCGCCGAACTCTCGAACCGCTCGGGCAACGGCATTGCCGGCCGATTCCATCAACCATTCCGGGGAGATGCCGAGTGCCGTGGCGTTTCGGTCCACGGCAGCCATCCGATCGCTCGTTATCATGGGTGGGGATTGGTTCGGATCGATCGTAAAGGTGCCGCGTTCACCGTCTGATCTCGAACCCGTCGATGCCGGTCGGCTCCTCGTATTCGACGTCGACCGATTCGACGGTGGCGGACGGACTGCCATCGTGACACCACTCGACCATCTCTTCGACGGTCGCTTTTTCGCCCTCGAAGACGGCCTCGACGCGACCGTCCTCCAGGTTCAGTACCCAGCCATCCAGGTTCCGTTCTCGGGCGGCTGATCGGGTGTTCGCCCGGTAGAAGACGCCCTGTACAGTTCCGGAGACGAACACGTGTGCGCGGATTCGTCGGTCGCTCATGGAACGGGATTCGGTGGCGGTGAGGAAAAGTCGGTCGGGTTACCCCTCGTCGAGGGCATCACGGTTTCGGAGATAGTGGAACACGTAGGTCTGGGCTACGCCCGGATGGGACCCGAGTCGCTCGCGGATGGCACGCGAGGTATCCGCGTACGTCCCCCGGTTCGCGCCGGGAAAGTACTCCGCGATCGCGGATTCGATCCACGTATCGAGCGGGACCGGTTCGTGATACCCCAGCGAGAACAGGAGGACGCAGTCGGCGACTTTCTCGCCCACGCCGACGAACCCCGTGGCGACCTCGCGGGCCTCCTCGTAGGGGAGCCCCCGAATGTCCTTGGCCGTGAGTTCCCCCTCGGCGACCATCCTGGCCGTCTCCGCAACGTAGGGGGCACGGTAGCCCAGTCCCAGGTCGCGGAGGGTGCTCTCGGAGACGGTCGCCAGCTCCCCCGGCTCGGGAAAGGCGTACACGAGGTCGTCGTCCAGCGAATGTGCCGTCCCGAACCGTTCGGCCAGCGTCTTCATCAGCGAGTGGATGCGCTCGACGCGCATCTGCGCGGAGAGGATGAAGGACACGAGCGTGGGGAAAAACGGCTCGTCGACGACGCGGAGACCCGGGAACGCTCGTTTCGCGGCACCGATCACACCGTCGTCCGGGAGCGACGCGATCGTTTCGGCCATCGTCGGGTCGAGCCCGAGGCGGTCCCTGATCGCCGGGGTCGGGTCCCCGGGGGATCGCCACTCGATGTTCTCTGCGGTCTGCCGGAGTTCGACGGGACGTCCCCCGACGACGGTCCGGTACCAGGCCGTTCCGTTCCGCGGTACGTCGGTCTCGTACATGCGCCCGTCGCGGCGCGTCCAGCTGAACGTCTGGCCACTTTCCAGCGTCGCCTGGAGGTCGAATGGCCCGACAACGTCTTTCATCGCGAGCGTTCCCGACTGCATCGACCGGGTTTGGGTACTGGTCGGGAGAAACGTGTCGGTTCGGGGCCAATCTATTTTACCGGGGGCGCAAATTATGCCACATAACCATGGATTGTAGGGTCGTCGTCGAGGCGGCGGTACCGGTCTACGACGTGGAATCGGCCGACGAAGCGGTGCGCATCGCCATCTCCAAGACTGGCGAAATGCTCAATCCGGACCTGAACTACGTCGAAATAGATATGGGCGAGCGGCAATGCCCACACTGTGGCGAACCGCTCGAGCCCGCCTTCGTGGCCGCCGACGAGAGTCTCGTTGCCCTCCTGCTCGAGATGACGGTTTACAACGTGGAACGCGAGGAGCACGCCTCGCGCATCGCCCGCAAGGAGATCGGACAGCGTCTGGAGAACATCCCCCTCGAGGTTATCGAGGTCGAAACCATCGAAACAGACGACGATAGCTCGGACGATTCAAAGGCGGAGTCCGACGACGAGGACGTTCTCCCCGAGTTCGACGATCTGATGGAAGACTGACGTCAGTGGGTATTCGGTCGCAGACACACACACCGCCAATCGACGGACAAGACCCGGTCGTGTTGCGTCGATGGGACACTACTCCAGACGATTCGTCTCGTTTCAGGCATCGCTCACAGCGGGCGTTTCTAACAGACGTGACGAGCCGATCGGTGAGTCAGTCGGCGCTGGGAGAGACGGTCTCCGAGCGTTCCGGGGATTCGAAGGCACCCGTGATACCGTCGGCCAACGCAAAAACAGCGGTTTTGTGGTCAGTTTTCGATTTGTGAATTGACGTCGGTCGTACCCCGAGAGAATCGTAATCATCGAGGTCCAGTTCTGCCGGTGTCGTTTCCTCGTAGTAATTTCCGATCTCTGCGAGGAGTCCATGAAGATGGATAAGCTCCTGCTTCTTCATTGCAATCATTGCTAGCGACTGCTGGGTTATAGTATTACTCTGAGGCCCGTTAACATACACACACTTCCACAACACCAGCTACGGGTCCCGGCCGGGCGCTGAAAGGCTTTTAGGCCCGTACCTGTTCACGGGAACTATGGACTACGACGAGCAACTCGATCGGGCGCTCGAAAACAAACCGGATACCGCCGGAGAGGAGACGCGTTTCGACGTCCCGGAACCACGGGTCCGTCCCGAGGGGCACGTCACGGTCTACGAGAACTTCCAGGCCACCGTCGATCGGCTCGGACGCGAGGAAGACCACGTGCTGAAATTCCTTCAGGACGAACTCGGAACGAGTGCCCAGATCGACGAACGAGGGAGGGCACGACTCAAAGGCGAGTTCAACAGACGTCGCATTCAGAACGTCCTCGACGAGTACGTGGAGACGTACGTTCTCTGTCCCGAATGCGGTCTCCCGGATACGAAACTCACGACCGAGCAGGGCGTCGAACGCATCGCCTGTGATGCCTGTGGTGCCCGGTCCTCGGTGTAACCGAACGGACCGCGCGCC is a genomic window of Halanaeroarchaeum sulfurireducens containing:
- a CDS encoding acylphosphatase, whose amino-acid sequence is MSDRRIRAHVFVSGTVQGVFYRANTRSAARERNLDGWVLNLEDGRVEAVFEGEKATVEEMVEWCHDGSPSATVESVDVEYEEPTGIDGFEIRR
- a CDS encoding DNA-3-methyladenine glycosylase family protein; its protein translation is MQSGTLAMKDVVGPFDLQATLESGQTFSWTRRDGRMYETDVPRNGTAWYRTVVGGRPVELRQTAENIEWRSPGDPTPAIRDRLGLDPTMAETIASLPDDGVIGAAKRAFPGLRVVDEPFFPTLVSFILSAQMRVERIHSLMKTLAERFGTAHSLDDDLVYAFPEPGELATVSESTLRDLGLGYRAPYVAETARMVAEGELTAKDIRGLPYEEAREVATGFVGVGEKVADCVLLFSLGYHEPVPLDTWIESAIAEYFPGANRGTYADTSRAIRERLGSHPGVAQTYVFHYLRNRDALDEG
- a CDS encoding DUF555 domain-containing protein; the protein is MDCRVVVEAAVPVYDVESADEAVRIAISKTGEMLNPDLNYVEIDMGERQCPHCGEPLEPAFVAADESLVALLLEMTVYNVEREEHASRIARKEIGQRLENIPLEVIEVETIETDDDSSDDSKAESDDEDVLPEFDDLMED
- a CDS encoding UPF0058 family protein; translation: MKKQELIHLHGLLAEIGNYYEETTPAELDLDDYDSLGVRPTSIHKSKTDHKTAVFALADGITGAFESPERSETVSPSAD
- a CDS encoding translation initiation factor IF-2 subunit beta produces the protein MDYDEQLDRALENKPDTAGEETRFDVPEPRVRPEGHVTVYENFQATVDRLGREEDHVLKFLQDELGTSAQIDERGRARLKGEFNRRRIQNVLDEYVETYVLCPECGLPDTKLTTEQGVERIACDACGARSSV